A single Haloglycomyces albus DSM 45210 DNA region contains:
- the mscL gene encoding large conductance mechanosensitive channel protein MscL: protein MLHGFKNFLLRGNVVELAVAVVMGAALTALVSAFGDAFLLPLITLVTGGGEAGGSFSINGTEFAYGIFLSQVIVFILTAAAVYFVVVVPFNKARERFVTKSEETVLPDPQLEVLTEIRDLLRERGQANSPNGDDA from the coding sequence ATGCTTCACGGTTTTAAGAACTTCCTGCTGCGTGGAAACGTTGTGGAACTGGCCGTCGCCGTGGTGATGGGGGCGGCCCTGACCGCATTGGTGTCGGCCTTCGGAGACGCCTTCCTCCTGCCGCTGATTACCTTGGTGACCGGCGGTGGTGAGGCGGGTGGAAGTTTCTCGATCAACGGTACCGAATTCGCCTACGGAATCTTCCTCAGCCAGGTCATCGTCTTCATCCTCACCGCGGCCGCCGTATACTTCGTCGTCGTGGTCCCGTTCAACAAGGCCCGGGAACGTTTCGTCACGAAGTCCGAGGAGACGGTGCTTCCCGATCCGCAGTTGGAAGTGCTGACCGAAATTCGCGACCTCCTGCGTGAACGCGGCCAGGCGAACTCCCCGAACGGCGACGACGCGTAA
- the sucC gene encoding ADP-forming succinate--CoA ligase subunit beta, producing the protein MDLYEYQGRALFARHNVPVLNGGVATTPEEAEKLADSLGDRVVVKAQVKVGGRGKAGGVKLADNVAEAKEHSQNILGMDIKGHTVEKVMLTVTADIAEEYYFSYLLDRANRTFLCIASTEGGVEIEEVAEKTPEKVVKTPIDAGVGVTPDIAGEIVDKAGFPAELRDQLIDTFVKLWDAFVAEDANLVEVNPLVQTPEGKVLALDAKVTLDDNATFRHSENAEFEDKSAVDPLEQKAQEAGLNYVKLDGEVGIIGNGAGLVMSTLDVVAYAGEKHNNVKPANFLDIGGGASASVMANGLEVVLSDPQVKSVFVNVFGGITACDEVANGIIEALHMLADRGEDVNKPLVVRLDGNNAEQGREILTNANHPLVTQVDTMDAAADKAAALANEEA; encoded by the coding sequence GTGGATCTGTATGAATACCAAGGTCGCGCCCTTTTTGCCCGTCACAATGTGCCGGTGCTAAACGGCGGCGTGGCCACCACCCCGGAAGAAGCCGAAAAACTCGCCGACTCGCTCGGCGACCGGGTGGTCGTAAAAGCACAAGTCAAAGTCGGAGGCCGCGGTAAAGCCGGTGGTGTCAAGCTGGCCGACAACGTCGCCGAAGCCAAGGAACACTCCCAGAACATCCTTGGCATGGACATCAAAGGCCACACGGTCGAAAAAGTCATGTTGACCGTGACCGCCGACATCGCGGAGGAATACTACTTCTCCTACCTCCTCGACCGGGCCAATCGCACCTTCCTCTGCATCGCCTCCACCGAAGGCGGCGTGGAAATCGAAGAGGTCGCCGAAAAGACCCCCGAGAAGGTCGTCAAGACTCCGATCGACGCCGGAGTGGGGGTTACCCCCGACATCGCCGGTGAGATCGTCGACAAGGCCGGATTCCCCGCTGAACTGCGCGATCAGCTGATCGACACCTTCGTCAAACTCTGGGACGCCTTCGTCGCCGAAGACGCCAACCTGGTCGAAGTCAACCCGCTGGTGCAGACGCCGGAAGGCAAAGTCCTCGCCCTGGACGCCAAGGTCACTCTGGACGACAACGCGACCTTCCGCCACAGCGAGAACGCGGAGTTCGAAGACAAGAGCGCCGTCGACCCGCTGGAGCAGAAAGCCCAGGAAGCCGGACTCAACTACGTCAAACTCGACGGCGAAGTGGGCATCATCGGAAACGGTGCCGGCCTCGTCATGTCGACCCTCGACGTCGTCGCCTACGCCGGTGAAAAGCACAACAACGTCAAGCCGGCCAACTTCCTCGACATCGGCGGCGGCGCCTCCGCGTCCGTCATGGCCAACGGCCTCGAAGTGGTCCTGTCCGACCCGCAGGTCAAGAGCGTATTCGTCAACGTCTTCGGTGGTATCACCGCTTGCGACGAAGTGGCCAACGGCATCATCGAGGCCCTCCACATGCTGGCCGACCGCGGTGAAGACGTCAACAAACCGCTGGTCGTGCGTCTCGACGGCAACAACGCCGAACAGGGCCGCGAAATCCTCACCAACGCCAACCACCCGTTGGTCACTCAAGTAGACACCATGGACGCCGCGGCCGACAAGGCCGCCGCGCTCGCCAATGAGGAGGCATAA
- the purN gene encoding phosphoribosylglycinamide formyltransferase has protein sequence MTHERSHSPKRVVVLLSGSGSNLQALLDAASDPDYGVEVVAVGADRGGTYGVKRAERAGVPTFVRRLRDFDDRQEWDRSLADTIADYEPDLVVSAGFLKLFGPIMLNTFPGRVVNTHNSLLPAFPGMHGPRDAFNSGVKLAGATLFFCDPGVDTGAIIAQVAVPVLDDDSVETLTERIKEAERDQLVECVGRMMRDGWTVEGRRVRLGASS, from the coding sequence GTGACTCATGAGCGATCCCACAGTCCCAAACGCGTCGTCGTGCTCCTGTCCGGTTCCGGCTCCAATCTGCAGGCCCTGCTGGATGCCGCCTCCGACCCCGACTACGGCGTCGAGGTGGTGGCCGTGGGCGCCGATCGTGGCGGAACCTATGGCGTGAAACGCGCCGAACGCGCCGGAGTGCCGACCTTTGTACGACGGCTGCGGGACTTCGACGATCGCCAGGAGTGGGACCGGTCATTGGCCGACACGATCGCGGACTATGAACCCGACCTGGTGGTATCGGCGGGATTTCTCAAACTGTTCGGCCCGATCATGTTGAACACCTTCCCCGGACGTGTCGTCAATACGCACAACTCCCTCCTACCGGCCTTCCCCGGCATGCACGGACCGCGCGACGCGTTCAACTCCGGGGTGAAACTGGCAGGAGCGACCCTGTTCTTCTGCGACCCCGGAGTGGACACCGGAGCGATCATCGCGCAGGTCGCCGTCCCGGTACTGGACGACGACTCGGTGGAGACGCTGACCGAGCGAATCAAGGAGGCCGAGCGTGACCAACTCGTCGAATGCGTGGGTCGTATGATGCGCGACGGTTGGACGGTGGAAGGCCGTCGGGTGCGGCTCGGAGCGTCGTCCTGA
- a CDS encoding DUF6350 family protein: MDEHTSQTSLDSPETEAEAPRPRRPAPPSRISLLLSSALATSGWATMAVLSPLTLLTVVLWAVSNRAGSALDVVSLALGTWVSAHATHMTVAGLPLTVPPLLLTVLCVWRIGKAAAATTRTIGPHNSAAVRAGAGAVSLVYFCLYTAAVLTAQFGPFEFHLAHTLIGGAVVIVVSAAIGANTALGHPPWMEVSAWMRRAFRTGALTTLSLLAVSALAVGVSFALRTEETADIVAYYGDQGWITVLLSLLYLPNLMIWALAYLVGAGFSVGTDTAVQIGMVEAGALPAVPLFGAVPVEPLPDWGTAIVAFPLLLSMVWGVMLTYRSPDLRLARVMFAACAAALWATLFLMGLSWLSSGAMGSERLSDMGADPVDVGLIGGTQILLGMVGASMLGRLFAVQRQAVRHDVVRADTVPIPEQTVTVDEELDWDP, from the coding sequence GTGGACGAGCATACAAGTCAAACGTCACTCGACTCACCGGAAACCGAAGCGGAGGCGCCCCGGCCGCGCCGTCCCGCGCCGCCCAGCAGAATCTCCCTCCTGCTGAGCTCCGCCCTGGCCACCAGCGGCTGGGCCACCATGGCCGTACTGTCGCCGCTTACACTCCTCACCGTCGTCCTCTGGGCGGTCAGCAACCGAGCCGGCAGCGCACTCGACGTCGTGTCACTCGCGCTAGGAACGTGGGTATCGGCTCACGCCACCCACATGACGGTAGCCGGACTGCCGTTGACCGTACCGCCACTACTACTAACCGTCCTCTGTGTCTGGAGAATCGGCAAGGCCGCCGCCGCGACCACACGCACCATCGGACCCCATAACTCCGCGGCCGTCCGCGCCGGAGCCGGAGCGGTCTCACTCGTCTACTTCTGCCTGTACACCGCCGCCGTACTGACCGCCCAATTCGGTCCCTTCGAATTCCATCTTGCCCACACCCTCATCGGCGGTGCCGTCGTTATCGTCGTCTCCGCGGCCATCGGAGCCAACACCGCTCTGGGACACCCACCCTGGATGGAGGTCTCCGCCTGGATGCGGCGGGCCTTCCGCACCGGAGCCCTTACCACCTTGAGCCTACTGGCGGTATCCGCTCTCGCCGTCGGCGTTTCGTTCGCACTCCGAACCGAAGAGACGGCCGACATCGTCGCGTACTACGGCGATCAAGGCTGGATCACCGTGCTTCTCAGCCTGCTGTATCTCCCCAACCTGATGATCTGGGCGCTCGCTTACCTGGTGGGTGCCGGTTTTTCGGTGGGGACCGACACCGCCGTCCAGATCGGAATGGTCGAAGCGGGGGCACTCCCCGCCGTCCCCCTGTTCGGGGCCGTGCCGGTCGAGCCGCTTCCGGACTGGGGTACCGCTATTGTCGCCTTCCCGCTGTTGTTGTCCATGGTGTGGGGAGTCATGCTGACGTATCGTTCACCCGATCTCCGATTGGCCCGAGTCATGTTCGCCGCCTGCGCGGCCGCCCTGTGGGCAACGTTGTTCCTCATGGGACTGTCCTGGTTGTCGTCCGGCGCGATGGGGAGCGAACGGCTCTCCGATATGGGAGCCGATCCGGTCGACGTCGGTCTCATCGGTGGGACGCAGATCCTGCTCGGCATGGTGGGGGCGTCCATGCTGGGCCGTCTGTTCGCCGTGCAACGTCAGGCCGTACGCCATGACGTCGTGCGCGCCGACACGGTTCCGATTCCCGAACAGACCGTCACCGTCGACGAAGAGTTAGATTGGGACCCGTGA
- the purH gene encoding bifunctional phosphoribosylaminoimidazolecarboxamide formyltransferase/IMP cyclohydrolase, whose protein sequence is MSDSRVFSPDSPTTERKPIKRALVSVFYKDGIVDLAGSLHGSGVEIVSTGSTARTIAAAGIPVTKVEELTGFPEILDDRVKTLHPKVHAGLLADVRREGHRDQLVDLDIEAFDLLVANLYPFSETVAAGGDFADIIEKIDVGGPSMVRGAAKNHANVAVVVDPEHYRDIAEAAKNGGTTEGERVKLAATAFAHLASYDSAVASWLAEQTETSGLADFTALTLSKSADLRYGENPHQAAALYETPGADAGLAQAEQLHGKAMSYNNYTDTDAAWRAAHDFTEPAVAIIKHANPCGIATSERLVDAYRKAFECDSVSAFGGVVAVNRTLDSETAEQIAGVFTEVVVAPDFTPDALETLTRKKNIRLLRSSWTPAPLEYRPVSGGCLVQEADRIDAAGDAASEWTLVSGDPADAATLRDLEFAWRAVRAVKSNAILLADDTASVGVGMGQVNRVDSARLAVRRAEERAQGSVAASDAFFPFPDGLEILLEAGVRAVVQPGGSMRDESVIAAAQAAGVTMYVTGTRHFAH, encoded by the coding sequence ATGAGTGACTCCCGCGTTTTTTCTCCCGATTCTCCTACGACGGAACGCAAGCCGATCAAGCGTGCCCTCGTTTCCGTCTTCTACAAAGACGGCATAGTCGACCTGGCCGGTAGTCTGCACGGCAGCGGCGTCGAAATCGTCTCCACCGGATCGACGGCCCGCACCATTGCGGCGGCCGGAATCCCGGTCACCAAGGTCGAAGAATTGACCGGTTTCCCCGAAATCCTGGATGACCGCGTCAAGACTCTGCACCCCAAGGTTCACGCCGGTCTGCTCGCCGACGTGCGTCGTGAAGGGCATCGCGACCAGCTGGTCGACCTCGACATCGAAGCCTTCGATCTGCTGGTGGCCAATCTCTATCCGTTCTCCGAGACCGTGGCGGCGGGTGGCGACTTCGCCGACATTATTGAGAAAATCGACGTCGGCGGTCCGTCCATGGTGCGAGGAGCAGCTAAAAACCACGCGAATGTGGCGGTCGTCGTCGACCCCGAGCACTATCGCGACATCGCCGAGGCCGCCAAGAACGGCGGTACCACCGAGGGAGAACGCGTCAAACTGGCGGCCACCGCTTTCGCGCACTTGGCCTCCTATGACAGTGCCGTCGCGAGCTGGCTGGCCGAGCAGACCGAAACGTCCGGCTTGGCCGACTTCACCGCGCTGACGCTGTCGAAGTCGGCGGATTTGCGATACGGGGAGAACCCACACCAGGCGGCCGCACTGTACGAGACGCCGGGTGCGGACGCTGGACTTGCTCAGGCCGAACAGCTGCACGGCAAGGCCATGTCGTACAACAACTACACCGACACCGATGCGGCCTGGCGTGCCGCCCACGACTTCACCGAGCCCGCCGTGGCGATCATCAAACACGCCAATCCCTGTGGAATCGCCACCTCCGAGCGACTCGTGGACGCTTACCGGAAAGCCTTCGAATGCGATTCGGTCAGTGCCTTCGGCGGGGTGGTGGCCGTCAACCGAACCTTGGACTCAGAGACGGCCGAGCAGATCGCCGGGGTCTTCACCGAGGTCGTCGTCGCTCCCGACTTCACGCCCGACGCCCTGGAAACTCTGACGCGGAAGAAGAACATTCGCCTCCTCCGTAGTTCTTGGACCCCCGCTCCCCTGGAATACCGTCCGGTGTCCGGCGGCTGCCTGGTACAGGAGGCCGACCGGATTGACGCGGCGGGCGATGCGGCGTCGGAATGGACCTTGGTCAGTGGCGATCCGGCCGACGCAGCGACTCTTCGAGACTTGGAGTTCGCCTGGAGAGCGGTCCGTGCCGTTAAATCGAACGCTATTCTCTTGGCCGACGACACCGCCTCGGTCGGCGTCGGGATGGGCCAGGTCAACCGTGTCGATTCGGCCCGACTGGCGGTGCGACGAGCCGAAGAGCGCGCACAGGGGTCCGTGGCCGCCTCCGACGCCTTCTTCCCCTTCCCCGACGGGCTGGAGATCCTCCTTGAGGCCGGTGTGCGCGCCGTGGTGCAGCCCGGTGGATCAATGCGCGACGAGTCGGTCATCGCGGCGGCTCAGGCCGCCGGGGTCACCATGTACGTGACCGGAACCCGGCATTTCGCCCATTAA
- a CDS encoding MFS transporter, which produces MALSEKHSPVSEETDAYGSFTLALPVFTLGALLTTGQMYTIIPQFNELREHWGVGPHAMAWTLSAFAIGYAVGMLVSGPGSNKFGFRRWSSIGMIAAAVVTLLISLAPWYSLALLLRVVQGLTTGAFAPSVMTYIGRHLRPHHRGIAATAVLTSFIGAVIVAQMASQYLTDHVNRQAVWYLSALGLLALAVALRSVMIADRPHFTGSIWKSIGQLPQVFTHASLVRLYFVMALPMTVGVAVFTGFELTGIVTDSDELLALRAVALPFLALVPLVAIVLRRFSLNAQILGSLVVAGAAVLTMAIAPPHPVLLGITAALFLASTGIANPAILQSAMRIAPQFGASANSGAMFINYVGATLGPIVAAGVAGFGMHTLAWVLLALVVASLGLAVRHSRVLGESIAT; this is translated from the coding sequence ATGGCTCTTAGCGAAAAGCATTCACCCGTCTCGGAGGAGACCGATGCCTACGGCTCCTTCACCCTGGCGCTCCCCGTGTTCACCCTCGGAGCTCTACTCACTACCGGACAGATGTACACCATCATTCCTCAGTTCAACGAACTGCGAGAGCACTGGGGAGTAGGCCCACACGCCATGGCCTGGACCCTCAGTGCCTTCGCCATCGGCTATGCGGTCGGTATGCTCGTCTCCGGCCCGGGGTCGAACAAATTCGGATTCCGCCGTTGGTCGTCCATAGGCATGATCGCCGCCGCAGTGGTCACTCTATTGATCAGTCTTGCCCCTTGGTATAGCCTCGCACTCCTGCTTCGGGTGGTACAAGGATTGACTACCGGGGCGTTCGCGCCTTCCGTCATGACCTATATCGGACGGCATCTGCGACCGCACCACCGTGGTATCGCCGCCACCGCCGTTCTCACCTCATTCATCGGTGCGGTGATCGTGGCACAGATGGCGAGTCAGTATCTCACCGATCACGTGAACCGCCAGGCGGTCTGGTACCTGTCCGCTCTCGGCCTGCTGGCACTGGCGGTGGCACTGCGCTCGGTCATGATTGCCGATCGGCCTCACTTCACCGGTTCGATATGGAAGTCGATCGGGCAATTGCCGCAGGTATTCACGCACGCCTCCCTGGTACGGCTGTACTTCGTCATGGCTCTCCCCATGACGGTGGGAGTCGCCGTCTTCACCGGATTCGAGCTGACCGGCATCGTGACCGACTCCGACGAGCTTTTGGCCCTGCGCGCGGTGGCACTACCCTTCCTCGCCCTCGTACCCCTCGTAGCGATCGTTCTCCGCCGTTTCTCCCTCAACGCGCAAATCCTCGGCTCGCTCGTCGTCGCCGGGGCGGCCGTCCTGACCATGGCGATCGCTCCTCCTCACCCGGTCTTGCTGGGAATCACCGCCGCCCTGTTCTTGGCCTCTACCGGCATCGCCAACCCCGCCATTCTGCAATCGGCCATGCGGATCGCCCCGCAATTCGGTGCCAGCGCCAATTCCGGGGCGATGTTCATCAATTATGTGGGCGCTACTCTGGGGCCGATCGTGGCCGCCGGTGTGGCCGGTTTCGGAATGCACACATTGGCGTGGGTACTCCTCGCGCTGGTGGTGGCGTCCTTGGGATTGGCGGTTCGGCATAGTCGGGTTCTCGGTGAATCAATTGCCACATGA
- the sucD gene encoding succinate--CoA ligase subunit alpha — translation MAIFLDENSKVIVQGMTGSEGMKHTRRMLKAGTNIVGGVNPRKAGTKVDVDGTSLPVFASVQDAMAETGANVSVVFVPPAFCKAAVIEAVDAEIELAVVITEGIPVHDAVAFWNHAESKGNKTRIVGPNCPGVASPGKSNAGITPADITGSGPIGLVSKSGTLTYQLMFELRDIGFSTSVGIGGDPVIGTTHIDCLKAFEEDPDTKAIVMIGEIGGDAEERAAEYIKDNITKPVVGYIAGFTAPPGKTMGHAGAIISGSAGTADSKKEALEAAGVKVGKTPSETARLMREVIENQ, via the coding sequence ATGGCGATTTTCCTAGATGAGAACAGTAAAGTCATCGTTCAGGGCATGACCGGTTCCGAGGGCATGAAGCACACTCGCCGCATGCTGAAGGCAGGGACCAACATCGTCGGTGGCGTTAACCCGCGCAAGGCGGGCACCAAGGTGGACGTGGACGGCACCAGCCTCCCCGTGTTCGCCTCGGTTCAGGACGCCATGGCCGAGACGGGTGCCAACGTATCGGTCGTATTCGTGCCACCGGCCTTCTGCAAGGCCGCCGTCATCGAAGCCGTGGACGCCGAAATCGAGCTGGCGGTCGTCATCACCGAGGGAATTCCGGTTCACGACGCGGTCGCGTTCTGGAACCACGCCGAAAGCAAGGGCAACAAGACCCGCATCGTGGGTCCCAACTGCCCCGGCGTCGCCTCGCCCGGCAAGTCGAACGCGGGCATCACTCCCGCCGACATCACCGGTTCCGGCCCCATCGGCCTGGTCTCCAAGTCCGGTACGCTGACCTACCAGCTGATGTTCGAACTGCGTGACATCGGCTTCTCCACCTCCGTCGGAATCGGTGGGGACCCGGTCATCGGCACCACTCACATCGACTGCCTCAAGGCCTTCGAGGAGGACCCCGACACCAAGGCGATCGTGATGATCGGTGAAATCGGTGGGGACGCCGAAGAGCGTGCCGCCGAGTACATCAAGGACAACATCACCAAGCCCGTCGTCGGCTACATCGCCGGATTCACCGCACCTCCCGGAAAGACCATGGGACACGCCGGTGCGATCATCTCCGGTTCGGCCGGTACCGCCGACTCGAAGAAGGAAGCTCTCGAAGCCGCGGGCGTCAAGGTCGGTAAGACCCCGTCCGAAACGGCTCGTCTCATGCGCGAGGTCATTGAGAACCAGTAG
- a CDS encoding cobalamin B12-binding domain-containing protein → MNEESPQTPIRVVVAKVGLDGHDRGAKVVARALRDAGMEVIYTGLHNSPEQVVATALSEDADAIGLSILSGAHMTLFPRVISLLQEQNAADITVFGGGIIPEQDADALEADGVAKIFGPGATTTEIGSWVRDNVGKSTVA, encoded by the coding sequence ATGAATGAGGAGTCACCGCAAACTCCCATTCGCGTAGTCGTAGCGAAGGTCGGTCTCGACGGCCACGACAGAGGAGCGAAAGTCGTCGCCCGAGCCCTGCGCGATGCCGGCATGGAGGTGATTTACACCGGTCTGCACAATTCACCGGAGCAGGTGGTCGCCACCGCCCTGTCAGAGGACGCCGACGCCATTGGGCTCAGCATCCTTTCCGGCGCGCACATGACCCTTTTCCCGCGCGTTATCTCTCTGTTGCAGGAGCAGAACGCGGCCGACATCACCGTCTTCGGCGGCGGCATCATTCCTGAACAGGACGCTGATGCTTTGGAGGCCGACGGGGTCGCCAAGATCTTCGGCCCTGGCGCCACCACTACCGAGATCGGTTCCTGGGTACGCGACAACGTGGGAAAATCCACCGTCGCCTAG
- a CDS encoding thermonuclease family protein translates to MGTKLFPAAVATVLLVGGCGDGESPPSVDYPGDLLATTTIESVIDGDTVRVELDGEEVTVRVLGIDTPEVEGYRDEECWGPEAAEYAGELLADQTVHVFTDPGHDEYDQYDRLLAYLVTDDNMNYSVQAVSDGMARYYHIPDNPVSLHNVLQAAEGAARSEELGLWGPPCYGETSADGAE, encoded by the coding sequence ATGGGCACTAAACTATTTCCCGCCGCCGTCGCGACGGTCCTTCTTGTGGGTGGATGTGGGGATGGCGAGTCGCCGCCGAGCGTGGATTACCCGGGCGATCTTCTGGCTACGACGACGATCGAGTCGGTGATCGACGGGGACACCGTCCGGGTGGAATTGGACGGTGAGGAGGTGACCGTGCGGGTCTTGGGAATCGATACGCCTGAGGTCGAGGGGTATCGCGACGAGGAGTGTTGGGGGCCGGAGGCGGCCGAGTATGCCGGTGAGCTCTTGGCCGATCAAACGGTTCATGTGTTCACCGACCCCGGTCACGATGAATACGATCAGTACGATCGCCTGTTGGCTTATCTTGTCACCGACGACAATATGAATTATTCGGTGCAGGCGGTCAGCGACGGTATGGCTCGGTATTACCACATTCCGGACAACCCGGTGTCTCTCCATAATGTACTTCAGGCGGCCGAGGGTGCGGCGCGTTCGGAGGAGCTCGGTCTGTGGGGCCCACCGTGTTACGGGGAGACGTCCGCGGACGGCGCCGAGTGA